A single genomic interval of Helianthus annuus cultivar XRQ/B chromosome 13, HanXRQr2.0-SUNRISE, whole genome shotgun sequence harbors:
- the LOC110900492 gene encoding rapid alkalinization factor: MANGIAFFILALAFSCFALSSSMNVPFEGNGRGEIVRDLEEEEVTMESESARRVLAGRGYISYGALQKNNVPCNHRGHSYYNCNSRRQANPYRRGCNIITRCGGR; this comes from the coding sequence ATGGCTAACGGTATTGCATTTTTCATCTTAGCGTTGGCGTTTTCTTGTTTTGCACTTTCCTCTTCCATGAATGTGCCCTTTGAGGGGAATGGTCGTGGTGAAATCGTAAGGGACCTTGAAGAGGAGGAGGTCACGATGGAGTCTGAGAGTGCTAGACGAGTTCTAGCAGGAAGGGGCTACATCAGCTATGGTGCACTACAAAAGAACAATGTTCCATGTAATCATCGTGGTCACTCTTATTACAACTGTAATAGTAGACGTCAAGCTAACCCGTATCGTCGGGGTTGCAATATTATTACCAGGTGCGGTGGCCGATAA